Proteins from a single region of Ochotona princeps isolate mOchPri1 chromosome 27, mOchPri1.hap1, whole genome shotgun sequence:
- the TAS2R10 gene encoding taste receptor type 2 member 10, protein MLSATESILLSVVISESIFGILGNGFIGAVNCIECVRSKKVSVINSIFIGLAISRICLIWTIITDGCIQLFSPRLYLTGSLVEYTTYSWVLSNHTCTWFTTSLTIFYFLRITNFSHPIFLWLKIKIHWIFSLLMGFLLISLLFSFPRFVTIISNQKMKDTNRTGLLTVKTDEYISMQVLLNLGTMIPFVITLIVCFLVIVSLWRHKKQMRLHFSGCRDLNTEAHVKAVKVLVSFIILFVLHFIGIVIEAACYAVAENKMLLIFGLQATITYPWGHSFILILANRKLKQTALRILRQLKVWEKRENCRTT, encoded by the coding sequence ATGCTCAGTGCCACGGAGagcatcctcctctctgttgtgaTTAGTGAGTCAATCTTCGGCATTTTAGGGAATGGATTTATTGGAGCTGTAAACTGTATCGAATGTGTCAGGAGTAAGAAGGTCTCTGTGATCAACTCTATTTTTATTGGTTTAGCTATTTCTAGAATTTGTCTCATATGGACCATCATTACGGATGGATGTATACAGTTATTTTCTCCACGTTTGTATTTGACGGGCTCCCTAGTTGAGTACACCACCTATTCTTGGGTCCTTAGCAACCATACATGCACTTGGTTCACTACTAGCCTCACTATCTTTTATTTCCTGAGGATAACCAATTTTTCCCACCCTATATTTCTCTGGCTGAAGATAAAAATTCATTGGATTTTTTCTCTTCTGATGGGCTTCTTGcttatttcattgttattttctttcccacGTTTTGTCACAATTATTAGCaatcaaaaaatgaaagatacaaACAGAACTGGACTGCTCACTGTGAAAACAGATGAATACATTAGTATGCAGGTTTTGCTTAACTTGGGTACCATGATACCCTTTGTAATCACTTTAATCGTGTGTTTCTTAGTGATCGTGTCGCTATGGAGACACAAAAAGCAGATGCGTTTGCATTTTTCGGGTTGCAGAGACCTCAACACAGAGGCTCATGTGAAAGCAGTGAAAGTTTTGGTATCTTTTATCATTCTCTTTGTCTTGCACTTCATAGGCATTGTCATTGAAGCAGCATGCTATGCTGTAGCAGAAAACAAAATGCTGCTTATTTTTGGTTTGCAAGCCACAATCACCTATCCTTGGGGTCATTCATTTATCTTAATTCTAGCAAACAGAAAGCTAAAGCAAACTGCTTTGAGGATACTGCGCCAATTAAAGGTCTGGGAGAAACGAgaaaattgcagaaccacctaa